A DNA window from Buttiauxella agrestis contains the following coding sequences:
- a CDS encoding transporter substrate-binding domain-containing protein, translating to MFSHLTYCKSIGAFLLAGMVLFSENAIADSVLDKILNTHNIRLAWVDNTKPISWLSNGKPAGMAIDICLDVVENLKHRYKTNINVTWVKVTTAARFQVIANNRAEILCAVAANTGQRDKLVAFSTPWLYTKMNYLTKKADNISNKEMLAGHTVGVISGGTSAIVLAKMNQQFNYSISVKLVRDFNEGFSLLADDHITAFVTDDIIIRGKLVDIPDREKYQMSPEGFGETLSYGLVVAKDAYNMKDIINEDIKAMFTSGRFDKLYNKWFMSPVSPSGGSVQQPMSEKLLEQENRLLSTQDNSAQQQR from the coding sequence GCAGGCATGGTGCTATTTAGTGAAAATGCTATTGCCGACTCAGTGCTGGATAAAATACTTAACACTCATAATATCAGGCTCGCATGGGTTGATAACACCAAACCTATTTCATGGCTGTCAAATGGAAAACCCGCTGGCATGGCGATAGATATCTGCCTGGATGTAGTCGAAAATCTCAAGCACCGTTACAAAACGAATATTAATGTCACATGGGTGAAAGTCACTACTGCCGCCCGTTTTCAGGTTATAGCGAACAACCGGGCGGAAATCCTTTGTGCCGTTGCAGCTAACACCGGGCAACGTGACAAATTAGTGGCTTTTTCTACTCCCTGGCTTTATACCAAAATGAATTACCTGACTAAGAAAGCAGATAATATCAGTAATAAAGAGATGCTGGCCGGACATACTGTGGGCGTCATTAGTGGTGGGACATCAGCCATCGTGCTGGCGAAAATGAATCAACAATTTAATTACTCTATTTCCGTTAAATTAGTCAGAGACTTTAACGAAGGATTTAGTTTACTTGCCGATGACCATATTACGGCATTTGTTACTGATGATATTATCATTCGTGGAAAACTGGTTGATATTCCTGACAGAGAAAAGTATCAAATGAGTCCCGAAGGTTTTGGTGAAACATTATCCTACGGACTGGTTGTCGCAAAAGATGCATATAATATGAAAGATATTATTAATGAAGATATAAAAGCGATGTTTACCTCCGGGCGATTCGATAAATTATATAACAAGTGGTTTATGTCTCCAGTCTCGCCTTCTGGCGGAAGTGTCCAGCAACCCATGTCTGAAAAACTCCTCGAGCAAGAAAATCGCTTACTGAGTACACAGGATAACTCAGCTCAACAGCAACGCTGA